TTTTTGGCCAAGAACAGCGCCATTGAGCGCAATGTGGCAAGGATATGCGCGCTGTTCGGCTCACGCACCTGACAACGATCTTCATCATAAGAACGATCTCGCACATAGTGATTGCCGTTCTCTATGCTCCAGTGTCCTCGGGCGATCCCAAGCAGCATCTCGCCATTGGCCCTCTCATCCGGCAAGCGCCCCAAGCCGGTAATCGCAAAGACCGTCTCATCGCTCTGTTTCCCGCTCTTCAGATGCGCGAAATGCCGACGAATCCGCGCCACCTGCTCCGCCCCGTAGAAGCCCATTTGCTCGGCTGTCACTCCCAGCGCCCATATCTGTCGGGTTTCCAC
The window above is part of the Candidatus Eisenbacteria bacterium genome. Proteins encoded here:
- a CDS encoding ISAs1 family transposase; translated protein: MASADAMHAQQEAARFLMEEKGANYFFTLKGNQPSIQEKAQRLLEGAFPPVDLAQAETVEKHHGRVETRQIWALGVTAEQMGFYGAEQVARIRRHFAHLKSGKQSDETVFAITGLGRLPDERANGEMLLGIARGHWSIENGNHYVRDRSYDEDRCQVREPNSAHILATLRSMALFLAKKHAHNPSNARQATTPALNRFCAAHRNRAIHWLMSERGLR